From Haliotis asinina isolate JCU_RB_2024 chromosome 8, JCU_Hal_asi_v2, whole genome shotgun sequence, a single genomic window includes:
- the LOC137294754 gene encoding ribosomal RNA processing protein 36 homolog, producing MSSTDEEIDVFRQNLLSTNPARRGAVEPDSDSDESDESDSGMSADLQSSYSPPKQKLGKLPSESESSDADTQQCEKPKTKPVISKAKGKNNINVHKEIKGRKRKLKIKEAAPDQSEDEPEEVSMNKMGKISPEDEEDYSAVREELSHMSFEELQKLRDRLGVKVYKQVMKGEGKSHHLSTSKKSFTRENKNRPAEASSKKPVSIYREVISVKKKVTRDPRFDDLSGKYNEAIFKSSYAFLDDVKQREKEKLTKQLKKTKNDQKKKELKYLINRMEQQASADKQKQKRKELEKDWKKKELSRVVEGKNPYFLKKGDLRKLELAERFKELKKTGKLDKYMGKKRKKNASKEKKKLPE from the exons ATGAGTTCTACTGATGAGGAAATAGATGTGTTCAGACAAAATCTTTTAAGTACCAATCCCGCAAGGAGAGGAGCAGTAGAACCAGATTCAGACAGCGATGAATCAGATGAGTCTGACAGTGGTATGTCAGCTGACTTGCAATCAAGTTACTCAccaccaaaacaaaaactaGGGAAACTGCCATCAGAATCTGAGAGTTCAGATGCAGACACTCAACAGTGTGAAAAGCCAAAGACAAAACCAGTTATATCTAAAGCTAAGGGCaaaaataatattaatgttCATAAAGAAATTAAAGGAAGGAAACGGAAGTTGAAAATTAAAGAGGCTGCACCAGACCAATCAGAAGATGAACCTGAGGAAGTGTCCATGAATAAAATGGGAAAGATATCTCCAGAAGATGAAGAAGATTAT tctgCAGTAAGAGAAG AATTGTCACATATGTCATTTGAGGAACTTCAGAAGCTGAGAGATCGCTTGGGAGTAAAGGT ATACAAACAGGTAATGAAAGGCGAAGGAAAATCACATCATCTTTCCACGTCCAAGAAGAGTTTCACAAGAGAAAATAAAAATAG ACCAGCAGAAGCATCATCTAAGAAACCAGTGTCTATTTACAGAGAAGTAATTTCAGTCAAAAAGAAG GTTACAAGAGACCCACGGTTTGATGATTTATCAGGGAAATACAATGAAGCCATCTTCAAGAGTTCATATGCATTTCTTGATGATGTGAAGCAAAGGGAAAAGGAG AAACTGACAAAACAGCTTAAGAAGACAAAGAATGACCAAAAGAAAAAGGAATTAAAGTACTTGATAAACAGAATG GAACAGCAGGCGTCTGCAGACAAGCAGAAGCAGAAGAGGAAAGAGCTGGAGAAGGACTGGAAGAAGAAAGAACTCAGTCGTGTGGTGGAGGGCAAGAATCCATACTTTCTTAAAAAAG GTGACCTGCGAAAGCTGGAGTTGGCAGAGAGATTTAAGGAGTTGAAGAAAACTGGCAAACTTGACAAGTACATGGGGAAGAAAAGGAAGAAAAATGCCagcaaggagaagaagaaactGCCAGAATAG